A single Thermoanaerobacterium sp. RBIITD DNA region contains:
- a CDS encoding type II toxin-antitoxin system HicB family antitoxin yields the protein MPKKDNKVEIMKLEDDEGYLVYVSKPPNCMSYGKTPEEALRNLNDTIKYLIKTAKELEKVKVI from the coding sequence ATGCCTAAAAAAGACAACAAGGTTGAGATTATGAAACTGGAAGATGACGAAGGCTATTTGGTGTATGTGTCTAAACCGCCTAACTGTATGAGTTATGGCAAGACGCCTGAAGAAGCCTTAAGGAATCTTAATGATACTATCAAATACTTAATTAAGACTGCAAAGGAACTGGAAAAAGTTAAGGTGATATAA
- a CDS encoding ParB N-terminal domain-containing protein, translating to MQMIKVELLKVHPRNKEFFDDMEGDKWKDFVESIKTSGIIQPLIVTDDYIVISGHQRLKAAKELDMKEVPCEIHEYTDKDGITAEDWKLKDLLESNLMQRGIGNINPMKSARCIGELKRIYDIKKGRPNNNNNGTEKQTPGVYFIKTQKELADNLGISESHLKELNQLNNLIQPFQNLVEFGSGENSLPLKLAYFLASRTKEEQEELYQVFGDTIGKYKKTEIEQYQKDMEEMRRKMSDMQNLTRSLTQQKQELEKQKTELEQKLKNIKPEVIEKVPDDYQDLKETLRIVKEQSKHVEERLKELESERQNLEKEKQEYLKALEDLKTKNKKLEKENQEYLNKLTDYDHVYAEQRINYNLTREISDFIGIIKDYTEKIDVLLTSKGDLQDKNVEILVQRLANTLDEALQRIDKWNTKGVMNVEYRIIGN from the coding sequence CGCAACAAAGAATTTTTTGATGACATGGAAGGCGACAAGTGGAAAGACTTTGTTGAAAGTATCAAGACAAGTGGTATTATACAGCCTTTAATAGTAACTGATGATTACATTGTTATTTCAGGACATCAGAGACTTAAGGCTGCGAAAGAGTTAGACATGAAAGAGGTACCTTGTGAAATACATGAGTATACTGACAAAGATGGTATCACTGCGGAAGATTGGAAACTTAAGGATTTGCTTGAATCAAATTTAATGCAGAGAGGCATAGGAAACATCAATCCTATGAAGTCGGCGAGATGCATCGGTGAACTTAAAAGAATCTATGATATTAAGAAAGGCAGACCAAATAATAACAATAATGGAACAGAAAAACAGACGCCTGGCGTCTATTTTATTAAAACACAAAAAGAACTTGCTGACAATTTAGGAATATCAGAAAGCCATTTAAAAGAATTAAATCAACTCAACAATTTGATACAGCCGTTCCAAAACCTTGTTGAGTTCGGCAGTGGTGAAAATAGCCTGCCATTAAAATTAGCATATTTTCTTGCTTCACGTACCAAAGAAGAACAAGAAGAACTTTATCAAGTATTCGGTGACACGATAGGCAAGTACAAAAAAACAGAAATCGAGCAATATCAAAAAGATATGGAAGAAATGCGCAGGAAAATGTCTGATATGCAAAACCTAACAAGGTCATTGACACAACAGAAACAAGAATTAGAAAAGCAGAAAACAGAACTTGAGCAAAAGCTTAAAAACATAAAACCTGAAGTAATAGAAAAAGTACCTGACGATTATCAGGACTTAAAAGAAACATTGAGAATTGTAAAAGAACAATCAAAACACGTTGAGGAACGTCTAAAAGAGCTTGAAAGTGAACGCCAAAATCTTGAGAAAGAAAAACAAGAATATTTAAAGGCACTTGAGGATTTAAAGACAAAAAACAAGAAACTTGAAAAAGAAAATCAGGAATATCTTAATAAGTTAACTGATTATGACCATGTGTATGCAGAACAAAGAATTAATTATAATCTGACAAGAGAAATATCGGACTTTATTGGAATTATTAAAGACTATACTGAAAAAATAGATGTGCTTTTAACCAGTAAAGGAGACTTGCAAGATAAAAATGTTGAAATACTTGTACAAAGACTTGCAAATACGCTTGATGAAGCTTTGCAGAGAATTGATAAATGGAATACAAAAGGAGTGATGAATGTTGAATACCGAATTATTGGCAATTAA